Genomic window (Culex pipiens pallens isolate TS chromosome 3, TS_CPP_V2, whole genome shotgun sequence):
agtacatgttttaaaaataataatcttgagaaaaaccttacttgtaagaaaatattccaaaaacaaattgaaatcctatcaaagtcaccccggtttacggtacttcagAAAATCTCAGATAACCCAAGAGCCTAAATGGACGTAACAAAAGCTGGATTTCCACTTTTAAATTTGAGATGGGATTTTACCCgtagaaagaaatttaaaaataaaaagataaaaacattcaaaatagaaAACTTCATCATTCGAAatttgaagtttcaaaaataaaacattcgaatcgaatatttttttgttcaggttccaaaattgctaaattaaaggaaaaactgcaattaaaaacttaaaaatttaagagttcaaaattcaagaatttaaaagttttaaaagttgcaAAGTGcgttaaaataaaagttttgaaaaaataagttaaaattagTCAGAACTAGTGGAAAGCGAGTTGATTGGTTGTAATGGTTGTAATTAACGCATTACGTTACGTTTTCCATATTTTAGTTATTCGTAGACTTGTTTGGGAATATAAGAAAGTTATTGTAAGATGTTGCActagtttaaatttaaaatttagcaaTGAATAAATTGTAAGAAAATTAAATAGATGTACATAGtgcaaaaaacaattaaaaatataaaaaattaaataacaagccatagtcttaacatttgaatgaaagaagtgcattaaaatgcattttacactagttcagttgttttgcaatcactgggtgaccactcaaagcccattttcaaattcccgactttttcccgacttttccagaatgctcaaataataggcatccaatattcattaagattttgaatgtctgTGAAAGCTGTTTAaagcttttccatactcaaatatattgaaatagtgaaaagaaccttaaatttaaaattattcaaaagttgaaaaaatattttcaaacaagtatgcctagaattcccgactttttgacaaaaaatcataaattcccgactttttcccgattttggctaattcccgacttgagtggccaccctgcaatCGTTACCccgtaaaaaaaatccgactttTCGCATAACTAAGTCGGGTCTAGTCGGGTGGTTTCGGCCGATTCGTTGGCCAACGAATCGGCCGACCGGGCAACAGACTTCTGTGTAATCTTTACATAAGCGTCTGGTGGTAAATTGgttgtcgaaatcggccgacgaAATCGGTTACAAAAACAATCGATTTTTTACCGATTAAGTctgtgaataaaataaaatctgacTCAACCCAATTTATTCGGTCTATTCGTAGGCCGATTAAAAATCTTACTCCTGACGAATCCCGACTAAATCGGCTAACTGGTTGGTTGTTTTTGATTACCCGATTTCGAAGGTCGTTAGGTcgagaactgtcattttttttacgGGGTaggtttcaaaaaatgtaagatgtgactaaaacaaaaaaaaagcgaaaatagtagtttatgcaacaagttgcaaaaagaggattttttcagcacgagtcgtacatttatccaacgaggttcaccgagttggataaatacgacgagtgctgaaaaaatcaagttttacaacgagttccatacaacattttttgcaatttcgaaaaacacccattgagtgatattttaagtcgaattttcatgtattttgtcaataaatcgtttaaataaatttttttttgaaaagtgttacttttcgaaacaagtgctgaaaagttcaacttttcagcacccatttcagtgctgaaaagtagaacttttcagcatttattttgaaaagtgttgctattcgattctgttatttttggtacagaaaagtaggctatttcgtcgttcaagaatgacaggaaaagtaagtagtttcacgacggaattgcaaaaaataacattttgcaATACTAAACaccgaaaattattttaaaatcataagattttttaattaacacaaacatgctaaaaattattctaaacgcagggttGTGAGTTGTagaaaaacaatgtaaatgtgTTGAAAACATTAGTAGTaaaattctagattactttttgaaaacaaccaatgcgccatggttttcctatgtacataggaccttttgcaaaagtaagcaaaaattatgaaattctaaaacacttattttattaatttgaagtAAAGTGAACTAACACGGAAAAAACCCAATGCTGTTTTGAGCAGTAGCGGGTAACTATattgttgaatgtttaagcagTGCACTTGAAATTTAGTTCAAAGtgataaacttttttgatggtCAATAAAAAGAACTACATCAGGTGCAGTTCTACGATTAATaataatgctttttaaatactcaaacattaaaaaaaaatgttctagcaATAAAATTATGTGATCTTCTATCCCAGTGTTTACTCTCAAAACACACAgacgcacacacactcacacccaGTCAGTACACAGATAGCATAACCTCACTTTCCGGAAACACGTGGAAACGTAAACACTGCTCTTTCGGCGCAACAATGAAGCACAACAATGATTGTTTTCCGTTTTTCCAAAGCGACCTCTTGGCTATGTGGCCACCTTGGACATTTATTCACCACTTCCGACCGTCACAGACGTGTACACATTCCCGGGAATCATAAAACAACAGAGTTTACTCGGCATCGTCTTCCTCATCATCGTTGGAGCTGATTCGGAAGTAGCGCAGCTCGTACAGATCTTTGTCGTTGGACACAACACGGATCCAGTCGCGCAGGCTGTTCTTCTTCAGATACTTCTTGGTCAAGTACTTGAGGTAACGCTTCGAGTAGTGGACGTCGGAGTTGACGTACACCTTCATCTTCTGGCGCTCGAAAGAGACCGAGTTGCCGAGGTTTCCGATCTTGCCGTTAACCTTGAAGCGCTCCTTCAGGTACTTCTCGAAGTCGGCAACATCCATAATGTTGTCCTCGGCGATGTTGGTGCAGTCGACTCCGAACCGCAGGTGCTCCTTCTTTTTCTTCTGGACATTCTTGCCCCGGAGCAGCTGCTTCTTCTGGCCCTTTCCGCCATTAGCTGGGGTGGGCTTTACTTTGACAGCGGCGACCTTCTTCTCAACCATGATGTGTGTGTTGAAATCCTAAAAATAGACAAAAATCACCGATTAATAACAAGTTCTCCACCGGCAATCCATCGGCCGCCCATCCCCCGGTCCCCGGTGGACATTTTCCGGCCCAAAACACGACCGTACCTGCTAGAAAAGCTTGGTTTTCACCAGCGATTTGCACAAACAGGATATCACTAGCCTGACGGTAAACGTGAAAAGAAAGCAGCGGACGAAAAATTCGCCCGTCCACGCCGAACCCGAGCAGGGCTGCCAGaggcttttttgaaaagtctGAGCAAGGGTGGTTGAAAAGTCTGTGCATGTCAGTGCATCTGTCacaatattaatttttatgtcAGTTggtaaaggaaaaaaaaagtttgaacagAATAAACCTGACAAAAGTACCTAaacttgttgaaaaataaatattgttagaTATATTTGCATAGTTTTAGTTTctcgcaaaattttaaaatctccaAGGGTCAGATGATTTGTCTGCCACAAGTTGAAATATCTGTCAAATAGAGACAAATTGGTGTATCTGGCATCTCAGCCGAGGGCGAGTTTTTTATTCGCCGATTTATCTGTCATGCGTTCATCCCCTGTTAGACTGAAGTCCCGCGGTCGTGCGATTCGAAGCGTTATCTACTCAAAATCGATTGAGTCCTGCCATTTTCGAGCGTTTGTCGAGCGTTTTGATCGAATGTCAAAGGCGACATTTGCAGTTCTTGTTTATAATAGTAGGCGTCGTAATTTGATgacagttcaatttgttcaagCCCATTTTTTCACTTgtgaaaattcatatttttttagtaaaattagtGAAATTTCTGCTGATTAGTGGGTGGCTACAGTgtgattaaacattttttaaagggtaatGAAGTTTTGCCAGCAGAAGGAATTCACGGTGCTTGGAAAATATGGTCAAGATTTGTGATTTGACGCAGAACCGCACAACCCAAGTGGCCATCAACGAGAAACAAAGAACCATCAGCCGGTACACTGggtaagaatttttcaaatcaaccatCTATTTGTGTCTAATTTTctgtcaatttcatttttcaggCTTTGATTTCTATTTCACGTTTTCCACCAAGAAACCAGTGTCGATTCAAGTGTCTTGTTATTATAAATAATCAGAGAgagttcaataaaaataaaacgcttttaaataaataaaaaaaacctttttccattacaaaatcaaaaaagccGAAATATGTACGTCAGATAATGGCAGGACATTCTAAATAACAAAGGCGCCCGAAAACGGCCCGACGACGGCCCGTCaacgtcgattttctcaaacgTCGATTTCGACGATCGTCGGACAAAGTGTTGCATATACGCACGAAAAGGGCCCGAATTCCGTCGGACAAACCGACGGAATTCGGGCCGTTTTGTCGAGCCGTCCGGCGGTTTTCGGGCCGTTGTCGGCCCGGTCCGTCTGTCAGGGTCGGTTTCCCGTCATCGATGTCCGGGTTGACAGACGAGGggcgcttcaaatatttgatttcaTAAAGTTGCActggttcacaaaaaaaaactagttttatcgAGATGTGAGATCAAGAGATTTTCGGGACTTCAGATCCCCCCTCTCCCTCCTGTCACGCACTTTCCTATAACTTCAACATGGCCTGTCACAAACCCCAGACCACTCCCTCCCCCTCCCATGgaaacacacaaagaaaaaatactgtaaatttAAAAGATCGTTCGTTTGATTGAAAGTTTGCGTTGGTATGTAGaatgggtactaaagccctatgtaattttttatgtacaacggtaaaaaacacgattaaaaaccatttctgatcactttttttcattttaatgcaaaatttttttttgacaagacaacattttttcgatggattaactatggttcccttggaacgagctgtcaagtaggagcttttctgtcaataaggaccgcgaggttaatttttccaaattgatttaaaaatcaattttaaactctttgtggtcgtacaaagggtcattgtactcagaaaaataagctttatcgctgtaaacaataatatcagcaatctaagcttcattttaggacccaatttaaaGGTTGGaatgtttttgatactaccatgcatttatgaaacaaaatcgttgtatcggtaatAGTTTGTTACTTTTAATATAAGAAGAGactttttatggcaagaataaataacatttaatatAACAGTgatgattatcaaaaaaatgtaaaaatggaatacccgattcgagtggtagtttgacagttcgctccataagaaatacattgctcactaccaatcgcgtcgggtactccattggaaattgggtcctaaaatgaagcttagattgctgatattattgtttacagcgatatagcttatttttctgagtacacacacaaaaaaatattactgtaatgacaaaagtaacttatttttgattcaaaaagttgataaaatttgctcgagggaaagtttttttcttgtgttaaaaatgaaaacttttactggtaaagttttttgaaatctccttactaactgatttaaaagtcttaacttttaatacgactatataatttctttcattttgacgttctcgtgtaaccgatAACGCCTAAGtcccaaatgtaaacaaacactttggtgggtccggtgcaccgcggtggtgctggtgagtctaggacgcaaagcaaagccgacGCGGAAAACTTtgtgagccaaacagcagcagcggaacgccttcgaaggagggtggtgcgGGTGCGGGGTGAGGTCGAGTGCTCgaaaaggacaaggccagcttcctgcaggaactgcagctgttccaGGACCGGAATGGGTAAGACTGTCTGCAGcgcgaagttttataattgtttcaaattgcgagcagttttaaatttttagaactggcggaaatgaaactagaacacgatgctcgcaacgcgctgatctaaatgttgtttcaaaaaatgcttttaattgtgtgcgtatgattttcaacacagcatcatagtgtgtgtgtaagaaaacgtggatatctctatctgatttttttttgaaactgagttctattccagttccaaatcgtctcacgtttgaaaccaactcgtcgagcagttttatttCGGTTTCAAAATtctgctcgaaaaataaaactgcaacccgcgttgcgggtggtctgattcagttctatttgaaaaatgaaacagctagaacaaagtagagccgcgttgcaaTCAGTCTAAGAAGGTagcttgggtgttttgtggggtttgtgattga
Coding sequences:
- the LOC120423615 gene encoding 60S ribosomal protein L22; translation: MVEKKVAAVKVKPTPANGGKGQKKQLLRGKNVQKKKKEHLRFGVDCTNIAEDNIMDVADFEKYLKERFKVNGKIGNLGNSVSFERQKMKVYVNSDVHYSKRYLKYLTKKYLKKNSLRDWIRVVSNDKDLYELRYFRISSNDDEEDDAE